A genomic region of Lasioglossum baleicum chromosome 16, iyLasBale1, whole genome shotgun sequence contains the following coding sequences:
- the LOC143216760 gene encoding uncharacterized protein LOC143216760 isoform X1: MHLCEPRHGEAVRATRYRVPLPGDVARASNDDDILRPDRKREREREGARFELCRRLGSGSRNTGSPAGPFSLLYDEVERLSRNRPRFNILLPRCRKPGQTVQAVHRRNGLWSRASAISGLVDRRESLDCQRRTLGSLGFIDGTSRIFMVEVLADPWTIRISGFIVETSRIFMDQVLKNPWTCGRSSGSLGSIVETSGIIGSIVETSGFRGSIVGSSRIFMMEVLENPWTINEDLQDSLDSLLEPQDSLDPWLEPREFLSWRSSKIIGLLTKIFRIPWIHC; this comes from the coding sequence ATGCACCTGTGCGAACCGAGGCACGGCGAGGCTGTGCGAGCGACACGTTATCGCGTGCCTCTTCCCGGCGACGTGGCTCGCGCGAGCAACGACGACGATATTTTACGGCCAgaccgaaagagagagagagagagagagggtgcgcGATTTGAATTATGCCGACGTCTCGGCTCAGGGTCGAGAAACACGGGCTCACCGGCGGGTCCATTTTCGCTTCTTTACGACGAGGTGGAACGACTCTCGCGAAACCGACCGCGTTTTAACATTTTATTGCCACGTTGCCGCAAACCTGGCCAGACTGTACAGGCGGTACATCGTAGAAATGGATTATGGTCGAGAGCCTCTGCAATTTCAGGACTCGTCGATCGACGAGAGTCCTTGGACTGTCAACGACGAACATTGGGATCCCTTGGATTCATTGATGGAACGTCAAGAATTTTTATGGTAGAAGTCCTCGCGGATCCTTGGACTATTAGAATATCAGGATTCATTGTTGAAACCTCGAGAATTTTTATGGATCAGGTCCTCAAAAATCCTTGGACTTGTGGAAGATCTTCAGGATCCCTTGGATCCATTGTTGAAACCTCAGGAATCATTGGATCCATTGTTGAAACCTCAGGATTCCGTGGATCTATTGTTGGATCCTCGAGAATTTTTATGATGGAAGTCCTCGAAAATCCTTGGACTATTAACGAAGATCTTCAGGATTCCTTGGATTCATTGTTGGAACCTCAGGATTCCTTGGATCCATGGTTGGAACCTCGAGAATTTTTATCGTGGAGGTCCTCAAAAATCATTGGACTGTTAACGAAGATCTTCAGGATCCCTTGGATCCATTGTTGA
- the LOC143216760 gene encoding uncharacterized protein LOC143216760 isoform X2 yields MHLCEPRHGEAVRATRYRVPLPGDVARASNDDDILRPDRKREREREGARFELCRRLGSGSRNTGSPAGPFSLLYDEVERLSRNRPRFNILLPRCRKPGQTVQAVHRRNGLWSRASAISGLVDRRESLDCQRRTLGSLGFIDGTSRIFMVEVLADPWTIRISGFIVETSRIFMDQVLKNPWTCGRSSGSLGSIVETSGIIGSIVETSGFRGSIVGSSRIFMMEVLENPWTINEDLQDSLDSLLEPREFLSWRSSKIIGLLTKIFRIPWIHC; encoded by the exons ATGCACCTGTGCGAACCGAGGCACGGCGAGGCTGTGCGAGCGACACGTTATCGCGTGCCTCTTCCCGGCGACGTGGCTCGCGCGAGCAACGACGACGATATTTTACGGCCAgaccgaaagagagagagagagagagagggtgcgcGATTTGAATTATGCCGACGTCTCGGCTCAGGGTCGAGAAACACGGGCTCACCGGCGGGTCCATTTTCGCTTCTTTACGACGAGGTGGAACGACTCTCGCGAAACCGACCGCGTTTTAACATTTTATTGCCACGTTGCCGCAAACCTGGCCAGACTGTACAGGCGGTACATCGTAGAAATGGATTATGGTCGAGAGCCTCTGCAATTTCAGGACTCGTCGATCGACGAGAGTCCTTGGACTGTCAACGACGAACATTGGGATCCCTTGGATTCATTGATGGAACGTCAAGAATTTTTATGGTAGAAGTCCTCGCGGATCCTTGGACTATTAGAATATCAGGATTCATTGTTGAAACCTCGAGAATTTTTATGGATCAGGTCCTCAAAAATCCTTGGACTTGTGGAAGATCTTCAGGATCCCTTGGATCCATTGTTGAAACCTCAGGAATCATTGGATCCATTGTTGAAACCTCAGGATTCCGTGGATCTATTGTTGGATCCTCGAGAATTTTTATGATGGAAGTCCTCGAAAATCCTTGGACTATTAACGAAGATCTTCAGGATTCCTTGGATTCATTGTTGGAAC CTCGAGAATTTTTATCGTGGAGGTCCTCAAAAATCATTGGACTGTTAACGAAGATCTTCAGGATCCCTTGGATCCATTGTTGA